Sequence from the Natronomonas marina genome:
CGACGGTAGTCGGTCCCTCGTTCGTGACGACGCCGGTCAGGTTCCCGCGGCTCCCGACCGACAGCGTCGTCTCGACGTCGTCGACGCTGAACGTCTGTTCGGCCCGCGGCTCGACGCCGAAGGCGATAGTGTCGGACTGTCGGGTCAGGCCGTCGGCGTTCTCGTAGGTGACGGTGGCCTCGGCGCTGAACCGCTCGGGAGCCGAGACGCTGGCGTCGTACTCCAGCGTCGTCGATTCGCCGGGGTCGAGCGTGCCGGCGAAGGCCCGCGTCGGGGCCTCGCCCTGGCCGCTGCCGACGGCGGCCCCGCTGGAGGTCGACCGGACGCCGACGCGGGCGTCGGTCGCCGACTCGGTCCCCTCGTTGCGGAGGGTGACGAACAGCGAGCCGTCGCCGCCGACCTGTGCGTCGGTCTCGACGTCGGTGACCGCAAAGCGCGGTTCGTCGGGAACCCGGAGCGTCACGTCGAACCGTTCGGTTGCCCGCTTCTCGACGGTGCCGCCGTTCGGCCGGATGATCGTCCCGGTGTAGGCGTAGCTCACTTCGACGTCGAGGTCGTAGGTGCCGGGTTCGACGTCCTCGGGGACGGTGACCCGGATCGGCGCCGTCGCGGGCGCTCGGGTGGTGACGGCGCCGGTCGCCACCGTGTCGGTCTCGACGGTTATCGGTCCCTCGCCGCTGGCGGAGACGGTGACGCCGGTGGCGACGGTCGGCCGGTCGTCACTGCTGCCGGCCTGCAGTTCGCCGCGGTTGACGAGCTGGAGTTCGACCGTCGACTGCCCCACGGCGAGTTCGTCGTCGGCGACGTGGACGGAGATGTCGGGCGACCCGCTCACCACGTCCTGGCCGACGACGGCGCCGGGGATCGCCGCCGCGACGAGCAGACAGCCGACGAGGACCGCGAGCGGTCTCACGGCGCCTCCGTCGGCGGGGCGCGTTCGGGGGTGGTACGGGAATCGCAAGCGAAGGGGGCGGGAACCGGAAGAGCGGCGCTCGTCGCCCACCCCTGGAGGGAAGTCTCACAACTCATCGGATGTGGATGGAGTGTTCCGGGACGGTTAAAAAACTACGTATCGCGTTCGGCTATCTTTTAACGAGGAGGGAATCCCGCCGTTTACGGTGGGAGTGAATCCGACAACGCGGACGCCGACCACCGCCGATGAGAGGCCGGATATTCCACGTTCATCCACACGATTAAGTTGGTTACTCTATATAGGCTATGTATGGCGATTGAGGTCACGCGCACCTACGTTGGTTCCATCCAGAACCACCGACAGGTCTGCGATGGCCTCGACTCGCTCGGAGACTCCGCTTCAAAAATCTGGAACGTCGCACGCTGGACAGCCGACCGCATCTGGGACGCAACCGGCGAAATCCCGGACGAAGCCGTGCTGAAATCGTACATGAAGAACCAGTCGTGCTGGAAAGACTTGAACGCACAATCCAGTCAGAAAGTCATCGAAGAACTTTCTGACGCTTTCCAGTC
This genomic interval carries:
- a CDS encoding COG1361 S-layer family protein; amino-acid sequence: MRPLAVLVGCLLVAAAIPGAVVGQDVVSGSPDISVHVADDELAVGQSTVELQLVNRGELQAGSSDDRPTVATGVTVSASGEGPITVETDTVATGAVTTRAPATAPIRVTVPEDVEPGTYDLDVEVSYAYTGTIIRPNGGTVEKRATERFDVTLRVPDEPRFAVTDVETDAQVGGDGSLFVTLRNEGTESATDARVGVRSTSSGAAVGSGQGEAPTRAFAGTLDPGESTTLEYDASVSAPERFSAEATVTYENADGLTRQSDTIAFGVEPRAEQTFSVDDVETTLSVGSRGNLTGVVTNEGPTTVDDAVLVATTGSNRIDLGEGQYALPDLEPGESATFSYDAEVSGQADPGPRQFGFVVEYTSGGADARSDRQTARVDVAPPQPDFEIDAAETLEAGSSTTLTVEVTNNREETLSDITANLYADSPLRTGTDESFVDELGPGESTTVEFELSVAGSAMPNTYAVEMDFQYTDSRGDDQISEVYQEPIEVTESSSDGDGSLSPLLVVVAVGLVLLVGRRRR